In Neorhizobium galegae, the following proteins share a genomic window:
- a CDS encoding LysR family transcriptional regulator: MRSAQIVLECARRGSLGAAATALNMTQPAITRMLKRLEDSYGVPLFERTTRGVVPTVFGDALLPYAKLVVSEIGNATDVIQQMRGASRGVVRIGGVASVVGGFIIAVIGEMRKQHPEVQYQVIEDLEDRVLEGLKGGTIDIAISPEPYLDDDIIMATPDIMHDTVSVFARADHPIIRREHVALAEAAGFDWAMPPPGTPTVREWQRRFHDNALEPNAPSIVSRSVPVLKAAVLSEAMFCWMPLPLVREEVERGDMARVNVPELDWQRTFRVYRRKKGLMTPTTVNLLQCIRRISETWSM; encoded by the coding sequence GTGCGATCGGCTCAAATCGTTCTCGAATGCGCGCGGCGCGGCAGCCTCGGCGCGGCAGCGACCGCGTTGAACATGACCCAGCCGGCGATCACACGCATGCTGAAGCGGCTGGAGGACAGCTACGGCGTTCCTCTCTTCGAGCGCACGACGCGCGGGGTGGTGCCGACCGTGTTCGGAGATGCCCTGCTTCCCTATGCCAAACTGGTCGTTTCCGAGATCGGCAATGCGACCGACGTGATCCAGCAGATGCGCGGTGCCAGCCGCGGCGTGGTGCGGATCGGCGGGGTCGCGAGCGTCGTCGGCGGCTTCATCATCGCCGTGATCGGCGAGATGCGCAAACAGCATCCGGAAGTGCAGTACCAGGTCATCGAGGATCTTGAGGACCGGGTGCTGGAAGGGCTGAAGGGCGGAACGATCGATATCGCGATTTCACCGGAGCCTTATCTCGACGACGACATCATCATGGCGACGCCTGATATCATGCACGACACCGTGTCGGTCTTTGCGAGGGCCGATCATCCGATCATCAGGCGAGAGCATGTAGCGCTTGCCGAGGCGGCGGGCTTCGACTGGGCCATGCCTCCACCGGGCACACCGACCGTCAGGGAGTGGCAGCGGCGGTTCCACGACAATGCGCTGGAGCCGAACGCGCCGTCGATCGTCTCCCGCTCGGTGCCGGTTCTGAAAGCCGCGGTTCTCTCGGAAGCGATGTTCTGCTGGATGCCGCTGCCCCTGGTGCGCGAGGAGGTGGAACGGGGCGACATGGCACGCGTCAACGTGCCCGAACTCGACTGGCAGCGGACGTTCCGCGTCTACCGCCGCAAGAAGGGCCTGATGACGCCGACGACGGTCAATCTGCTGCAATGCATCCGCCGCATCAGCGAGACCTGGTCGATGTAA
- the mdlC gene encoding benzoylformate decarboxylase, translating into MNKMSLDFLSGSTKLRGQTVSEAVFDFLRQKGIDRIFGNPGSTELPMFVNVPEDFSYVLGLQESIVVAMADAYAQTTRKPAFVNLHSAAGLGHALGNIYTAYRNRAPLIITTGQQSRELLPHDPFLFAESPTEFPKPYVKWACEPARAEDVPAAIARAYYMAMQAPRGPVMVSVPLSDWQAQAAPIAIRDVETVISAPASAIDDLARRLNDAREPVLVVGPGVDIDNAWDATVRLAEILQAKVWVSPLSSRCSFPERHPLFAGFLPAFQPKLANCLHGADLVLVLGAPAFTYHFAGSGPDIPAGAELWLITDDPAQAASAIVGNAMVSNLRAATESLVYRLRCRPQRTGGPARTIPRLKQPKGITQEFFYQTLADVRSPDSIVFEEAPSGRDALHDFFPIERPGGFFATASGGLGYALPGSVGAALTRPEQPVIAVIGDGSSLYSIQSIWSAVEYDADLMIVILNNGGYKVLKAIAERSGSGRIDGVDIGHMDFVKIAEAQGCKAVRCEKGDELSSCLRDLLKMKGPRLLEIILSEEETEMNVAVRNEQILKTPEKFFIGGEWVAPLGTNKLDVISPVTEEVLMSYPEASNADIDKAVAAARDAFDNGPWPRMTFKERAGYLRKIADLLTARLDEIANAWTTQVGAPIFLTKKLVGQNPGLYNYYAGLIENDEFVDQRKRADGGEVRVVREPVGVCAAITPWNAPMVLLNYKVSAALAAGCTIVAKPSPETPLDAYLLAECIEQAGIPKGVFNLVPAGREGGDYLVRHTGIDKVSFTGSTIAGKVIAAACADRLARVSLELGGKSAAVLLDDADFTKALPALMVYSMPITGQVCFSLTRILVPESRSQEFIDLYVGAVKNIKVGDPADPTTQMGPLTMARQLARVEGYIAAGRAGGATVACGGGRPKGLDRGYFIEPTVFTDVTMDMKIAQEEIFGPVVSIISYKDDDEAAKIANDSTYGLSGAVFTSDPERGYAFARRMRTGSVTVNGMIVDIHHPFGGFKQSGIGREGGPEGLENYFEVKTIHMA; encoded by the coding sequence ATGAACAAGATGTCGCTGGATTTCCTGTCCGGCAGCACGAAGCTGCGTGGACAGACGGTAAGCGAGGCCGTTTTCGACTTTCTGAGGCAGAAGGGCATCGACCGCATTTTCGGCAATCCGGGCTCGACCGAACTGCCGATGTTCGTCAATGTGCCGGAAGACTTTTCCTATGTGCTCGGCCTGCAGGAATCGATCGTCGTCGCCATGGCAGACGCCTATGCGCAGACGACCCGCAAGCCGGCCTTCGTCAACCTGCATTCGGCCGCCGGCCTCGGCCATGCGCTCGGCAATATCTACACGGCCTATCGCAACCGCGCGCCGCTGATCATCACCACGGGACAGCAGAGCCGCGAGCTGCTGCCCCACGATCCGTTCCTGTTTGCCGAAAGCCCGACGGAATTTCCGAAGCCCTATGTGAAATGGGCCTGCGAACCGGCCCGCGCCGAAGACGTGCCGGCAGCGATTGCCCGCGCCTACTATATGGCGATGCAGGCGCCCCGCGGCCCGGTCATGGTCTCGGTCCCCTTGAGCGACTGGCAGGCACAGGCAGCCCCGATCGCCATCCGCGACGTGGAAACGGTGATCAGTGCGCCGGCCTCGGCGATCGACGATCTTGCCCGCCGGCTGAACGATGCCCGCGAGCCGGTGCTGGTCGTCGGACCGGGCGTCGATATCGACAATGCCTGGGATGCGACGGTGCGGCTGGCGGAAATCCTGCAGGCGAAGGTGTGGGTAAGCCCGCTTTCGTCGCGCTGCAGTTTTCCGGAACGCCATCCGCTTTTTGCCGGTTTCCTGCCGGCCTTCCAGCCGAAGCTCGCGAACTGCCTGCATGGCGCCGATCTCGTTCTGGTGCTCGGCGCGCCGGCCTTCACCTATCATTTCGCCGGCTCCGGCCCGGATATCCCGGCAGGTGCGGAACTGTGGCTGATCACCGACGACCCGGCCCAGGCGGCAAGCGCCATCGTCGGCAACGCCATGGTCTCGAACCTGCGCGCCGCCACCGAAAGCCTCGTCTACCGCCTGCGCTGCCGCCCGCAGCGCACCGGCGGCCCGGCCCGCACCATTCCGCGCCTGAAGCAGCCGAAGGGCATCACCCAGGAATTCTTCTACCAGACGCTGGCCGACGTCCGCTCGCCGGACAGCATCGTCTTCGAGGAAGCCCCAAGCGGCCGTGACGCGCTGCACGACTTCTTCCCGATCGAACGGCCTGGCGGCTTTTTCGCCACCGCCAGCGGCGGGCTCGGCTATGCCCTGCCCGGCTCGGTGGGCGCCGCCCTGACCAGGCCGGAACAGCCGGTCATCGCCGTCATCGGCGACGGATCGAGCCTCTATTCCATCCAGTCGATCTGGTCTGCCGTCGAATACGATGCCGATCTCATGATCGTCATCCTCAACAACGGCGGCTACAAGGTGCTGAAGGCGATTGCCGAGCGGAGCGGCTCCGGCCGTATCGACGGCGTCGATATCGGCCACATGGATTTCGTGAAAATCGCCGAGGCGCAGGGCTGCAAGGCCGTTCGCTGCGAAAAGGGCGATGAACTGTCGTCATGCCTGCGGGACCTTCTGAAAATGAAGGGGCCGCGGCTTTTGGAAATCATACTATCCGAGGAGGAGACTGAAATGAATGTCGCGGTCAGAAACGAACAGATCCTGAAAACCCCCGAAAAATTCTTCATCGGCGGTGAATGGGTCGCCCCGCTCGGCACCAACAAGCTCGACGTCATCTCGCCGGTGACCGAAGAAGTGCTGATGAGCTATCCGGAAGCCAGCAACGCCGATATCGACAAGGCCGTTGCCGCCGCCCGCGACGCCTTCGACAACGGCCCCTGGCCGCGCATGACCTTCAAGGAGCGCGCCGGCTATCTGCGCAAGATCGCCGACCTGCTGACCGCCCGCCTCGACGAGATCGCCAATGCCTGGACGACCCAGGTCGGCGCGCCGATCTTCCTGACCAAGAAGCTGGTCGGCCAGAACCCCGGCCTCTACAACTACTATGCCGGCCTGATCGAGAACGACGAGTTCGTCGATCAGCGCAAGCGTGCCGATGGCGGCGAAGTCCGCGTCGTGCGCGAGCCGGTCGGCGTCTGCGCCGCGATCACCCCGTGGAACGCGCCGATGGTGCTCCTGAACTACAAGGTCTCGGCAGCGCTTGCCGCCGGCTGCACGATTGTCGCCAAGCCCTCGCCGGAAACCCCGCTGGACGCCTATCTGCTCGCCGAATGCATCGAGCAGGCTGGTATCCCCAAGGGCGTCTTCAACCTCGTTCCGGCCGGCCGCGAAGGCGGCGATTATCTCGTGCGCCACACGGGCATCGACAAGGTCTCCTTCACCGGCTCGACCATCGCCGGCAAGGTGATCGCCGCAGCCTGCGCCGATCGGCTCGCCCGCGTCAGCCTGGAACTCGGCGGCAAGTCCGCAGCCGTGCTTCTCGATGACGCCGACTTCACCAAGGCGCTGCCCGCCCTGATGGTCTATTCCATGCCGATCACCGGGCAGGTCTGCTTCTCGCTGACCCGCATCCTGGTACCGGAGTCCCGCAGCCAAGAATTCATCGACCTCTATGTGGGCGCGGTGAAGAACATCAAGGTCGGCGATCCGGCTGATCCAACCACCCAGATGGGCCCGCTCACCATGGCCCGCCAGCTTGCCCGCGTCGAAGGTTACATCGCCGCCGGCCGCGCAGGCGGTGCGACGGTTGCCTGCGGCGGCGGGCGCCCGAAGGGCCTCGACCGTGGCTACTTCATCGAGCCGACCGTCTTCACCGACGTGACGATGGACATGAAGATCGCCCAGGAGGAAATCTTCGGACCGGTCGTGTCGATCATCAGCTACAAGGACGATGACGAAGCGGCGAAGATCGCCAACGACAGCACCTACGGCCTGTCCGGCGCGGTGTTCACCTCCGATCCGGAGCGTGGTTATGCCTTTGCCCGCCG